The proteins below are encoded in one region of Anaerosporomusa subterranea:
- a CDS encoding sensor histidine kinase, producing the protein MALRKLDRSYRVLFFKDKPLSIQLFFLSALLVIIPMLVVGLISYHWSSNVIETQALGYNLEVLNQVKSHMEYYMRSFIGSAIKILNSPEMISFLRQVSDGQTVDSATAQGVLREMMFLAPEISNIYLSLDHRGSIQAVDRYDYPLTDFSQEYWFPLMSNREEHSTLVTRIVHMQGRPEPVLSLIRRVISPQTLEPMGLLIIDINFRRLQEIAQNFNVSDRSFFIIDTDGRYVYHPDKSMVGKPIKSGLLDVIRSAMPETLLNIDEEQQYIIVSNSGHLDWTFLVTIPYGEVKNEVLSIGKGISLTVIITLIIAYLLGLAYSTTIIQPVRNLQKLMREVETGHLKGEVEVCSRDEIGQLSRGFNKMVIRLAGLVEEVYLSRVRETEAKLAQKELEIKVMQAQVNPHFIGNSLETIRGMAMEKGARDIATMAGTLGLLLRYNLRQGTNVVKLHEEVTRLETYFKIQHYRFGDMVTHLINMPEWALNQQVVKFCLQPLVENCFLHGIDRKSKRMTIFITAERENENSFLIHITDTGNGIPKEKLEHIHEVLHTNVASYSEHIGLVNVHSRIKYVFGNEFGIQISSLPGAGTKVSLRLPLTNLEGEIS; encoded by the coding sequence ATGGCGCTAAGAAAACTTGATCGCTCGTATCGCGTGTTGTTTTTTAAGGATAAACCGCTTTCTATCCAGTTATTTTTTTTATCAGCATTACTGGTTATTATCCCAATGTTAGTCGTGGGATTAATATCCTATCATTGGTCCTCCAATGTAATCGAAACTCAAGCACTTGGTTATAACTTGGAAGTCCTAAATCAGGTAAAATCGCACATGGAATACTACATGCGTAGTTTTATCGGTAGCGCTATTAAGATATTGAACAGTCCTGAAATGATTTCCTTTTTGAGACAGGTATCAGACGGGCAAACCGTTGATTCGGCAACTGCCCAAGGTGTACTGCGGGAAATGATGTTTCTGGCACCGGAAATCTCTAATATCTACTTGAGCTTGGATCATAGAGGGTCAATTCAGGCTGTAGATCGGTATGATTACCCCCTAACAGATTTTTCGCAGGAATATTGGTTTCCCCTTATGTCTAATCGTGAAGAACATTCCACTTTAGTTACCCGCATTGTGCATATGCAGGGGAGACCAGAACCAGTTTTATCTTTGATTAGGCGAGTAATCAGTCCCCAGACGTTAGAACCAATGGGGCTGTTAATTATTGACATTAATTTTCGCAGGCTGCAAGAGATTGCTCAAAACTTTAATGTAAGCGACCGCAGCTTTTTTATTATAGATACAGACGGACGGTATGTTTATCATCCTGACAAATCAATGGTAGGAAAGCCGATAAAAAGCGGCCTATTGGATGTCATCCGCTCTGCTATGCCAGAGACTTTGCTAAATATAGATGAAGAACAGCAATATATCATAGTATCGAATTCAGGGCACCTCGATTGGACCTTTTTAGTGACAATACCATATGGAGAAGTCAAAAATGAAGTGCTGAGTATTGGCAAGGGTATTTCATTAACTGTCATTATAACCTTGATTATTGCTTATCTTTTAGGCTTGGCGTACTCGACTACTATAATTCAGCCAGTACGAAACTTACAGAAGCTTATGAGGGAGGTGGAGACGGGTCATCTCAAGGGAGAAGTTGAGGTCTGTTCACGTGATGAAATCGGACAATTGTCCAGAGGCTTTAATAAAATGGTCATTAGACTAGCCGGGTTGGTGGAAGAAGTTTATTTGTCCCGGGTTCGGGAGACCGAGGCCAAGCTAGCACAAAAGGAATTGGAAATTAAGGTAATGCAGGCACAGGTCAATCCTCATTTTATTGGCAATTCCCTGGAGACTATTCGAGGAATGGCGATGGAAAAGGGAGCACGTGATATTGCTACTATGGCAGGAACTCTCGGCCTCTTGCTTCGGTATAATTTACGACAAGGCACAAATGTCGTCAAATTGCATGAAGAAGTAACCCGCCTGGAAACCTATTTTAAAATCCAGCATTATCGTTTTGGGGATATGGTTACTCATTTGATCAACATGCCCGAATGGGCATTAAATCAGCAGGTAGTAAAGTTTTGTTTGCAGCCGTTAGTTGAAAATTGTTTCCTGCACGGCATCGACCGCAAATCAAAACGTATGACTATTTTTATCACAGCTGAAAGAGAAAACGAAAACTCGTTTCTTATCCATATTACAGATACAGGAAATGGTATTCCCAAAGAGAAGCTGGAGCATATTCACGAGGTTCTGCATACTAATGTGGCTAGTTATTCGGAACATATTGGTTTGGTAAATGTGCATAGCCGTATTAAGTATGTATTTGGTAACGAATTTGGTATACAAATCAGTAGCTTGCCGGGCGCGGGAACCAAGGTTAGCTTACGGCTTCCACTAACCAACTTAGAAGGTGAGATATCGTAG
- a CDS encoding response regulator yields the protein MFTILIVDDEKWVRSVLRLTIEEIDMPFRVIKECEDAEEALLWLESHAADLVITDIRMPGMDGLTFTKEVRRRGVQQDFIVISMYDDFHLVQEALRLGVFDYLLKPIQITDVEACFEKWVNARELKLESQTTKDKKSGSVLISKVLQFIETTPLSEVNLSKAAKHVHISPSYLSAIFKQQLNMNFVDYLTRLRIRESKRSLAKTEMTIADIAERMGYSDLPYFCNFFKKEMGCTPSEYRHKCRKVMMPESMMKK from the coding sequence GTGTTTACAATTTTGATTGTGGATGATGAAAAGTGGGTTAGATCTGTATTGCGCTTGACGATTGAAGAGATTGATATGCCTTTTCGCGTGATAAAAGAATGTGAGGATGCCGAAGAAGCATTGCTGTGGTTAGAGTCTCATGCGGCTGATCTTGTTATTACCGACATTAGAATGCCAGGAATGGATGGCCTGACATTTACTAAAGAAGTCCGCAGACGAGGCGTACAACAGGATTTTATTGTTATTAGCATGTATGATGATTTCCATCTGGTGCAGGAAGCTTTGCGGTTAGGCGTATTTGACTATCTCCTGAAACCGATCCAGATTACAGATGTAGAAGCTTGCTTTGAAAAATGGGTGAACGCAAGGGAACTGAAACTAGAAAGCCAAACTACCAAAGATAAGAAAAGTGGTTCGGTACTGATTAGTAAAGTTTTGCAATTTATTGAGACCACCCCTCTGAGCGAAGTGAATTTATCAAAAGCGGCCAAACATGTCCATATTTCGCCAAGTTATTTAAGTGCCATATTTAAGCAACAATTAAACATGAATTTCGTTGACTATCTGACTCGCCTTAGGATAAGGGAATCCAAACGAAGTTTAGCTAAAACCGAAATGACTATAGCCGATATTGCAGAACGAATGGGCTATTCCGATTTACCTTACTTTTGTAACTTTTTTAAAAAAGAAATGGGCTGCACACCTTCGGAATATAGGCATAAGTGTCGCAAGGTAATGATGCCCGAGAGTATGATGAAAAAATAA
- a CDS encoding TRAP transporter substrate-binding protein codes for MTGRKIIASLMCVLVTGLLLTGCSTKNATDQAPKTTTFRLAENQPPDYPTTVASKKFAELVNERTKGRIKIEVYPSGQLGDEKSVIEQVQMGAIAFTRVHSSPLAEFSKPFSVFSLPYVFENENHMWKFLEGDMGTKMLDTLASSKMQGLAYYDNGARSLYFKKPVKSLEEIKGLKIRVQQNRVTMEMVNAFGASPTPMPYGEVFSSLQTGVIDSAENNFPSYYTSNHYQAAKYCLLNKHQRAPEVLLMSKFVWDKMSEEDKKILKQSALEAGKYQRQLWTAFEKDSEAKLRAAGVTITDVTDFKPWQAAVKPVIDKYGAEFKAEMEAIEKARK; via the coding sequence ATGACAGGTAGAAAGATTATTGCCTCGCTAATGTGTGTACTAGTAACAGGTTTGCTGTTAACCGGCTGTAGTACGAAGAATGCTACGGATCAAGCACCAAAAACGACGACCTTTCGTTTGGCCGAGAATCAACCCCCTGATTATCCAACCACTGTAGCCTCGAAAAAATTTGCTGAATTGGTCAATGAACGCACAAAAGGAAGAATTAAAATTGAGGTATATCCTTCCGGGCAGCTCGGTGATGAAAAATCGGTTATTGAGCAAGTTCAAATGGGAGCAATCGCATTTACTCGGGTTCACTCCTCGCCGTTAGCCGAATTTAGCAAGCCATTTTCCGTCTTTTCCCTACCTTATGTTTTTGAGAACGAGAACCATATGTGGAAGTTCCTCGAGGGGGACATGGGCACTAAGATGCTGGATACTCTCGCGTCATCCAAAATGCAGGGTCTAGCCTATTATGACAATGGCGCCCGCAGTCTCTACTTTAAGAAACCGGTAAAAAGCTTAGAAGAAATCAAAGGGCTGAAAATCCGTGTCCAACAGAACCGAGTGACAATGGAGATGGTTAACGCTTTCGGTGCAAGCCCCACTCCAATGCCTTACGGCGAAGTATTTTCTTCACTGCAAACAGGGGTAATTGATTCAGCAGAAAACAATTTTCCCAGTTACTATACCTCTAACCATTACCAAGCAGCGAAATATTGCCTGCTGAATAAACATCAAAGAGCTCCGGAAGTACTACTGATGAGCAAATTTGTTTGGGATAAAATGTCGGAAGAAGATAAAAAAATTCTTAAACAATCAGCACTCGAAGCAGGCAAATATCAACGGCAATTATGGACAGCTTTCGAAAAAGACTCTGAGGCCAAATTGCGGGCAGCCGGTGTGACAATTACTGATGTTACAGACTTCAAACCCTGGCAAGCTGCAGTAAAACCAGTTATTGATAAGTACGGTGCCGAATTCAAAGCAGAGATGGAAGCTATCGAAAAAGCCCGAAAATAA
- a CDS encoding sugar phosphate isomerase/epimerase family protein, with protein MIKLSATVPLQYDTVFSPFAACEFDQGLEWLNLNRFDGIEVCIAQPNTVNVPQLKQKLKQYQLTVSTISTGQAFGLEGLSLSSSDTDIRTKAITRMKEHIDLATQIGFPLVTVGLLRGKGTPETRRQLLGLFSDSLSCCAAYAQKQGVRLMVEPINQQETCLLNGTTETLEFLADCPFDNVGVLLDTFHSNLEDTSIEDAIHALGAKLFHVHFADSNRGLPGTGEINFLVVVKALIEHQFQGFVSLETLSIPNKEIVKRESYSRLAQCFLINKCERI; from the coding sequence TTGATAAAACTCAGTGCTACTGTTCCATTGCAGTATGATACGGTATTTTCTCCATTTGCCGCTTGCGAGTTTGATCAGGGGTTAGAGTGGTTAAATCTGAACCGCTTTGATGGAATTGAAGTTTGTATTGCTCAACCGAATACCGTCAACGTCCCGCAACTTAAGCAAAAATTGAAGCAATATCAATTGACGGTTTCCACCATCTCTACCGGGCAGGCCTTCGGGCTGGAGGGACTCAGTCTTTCCAGTAGTGATACTGATATTAGAACCAAAGCAATTACCCGTATGAAAGAGCATATTGATTTAGCAACTCAAATTGGATTTCCGTTAGTGACGGTCGGACTGCTTCGGGGAAAGGGAACTCCTGAAACAAGACGGCAACTGTTGGGTCTCTTCTCGGACAGCCTATCTTGCTGCGCCGCCTATGCCCAGAAACAGGGCGTTCGCCTGATGGTTGAGCCTATCAATCAACAGGAAACCTGTCTACTCAACGGAACAACGGAAACACTAGAATTTTTAGCCGATTGTCCTTTTGACAATGTAGGAGTACTGCTTGATACGTTTCATTCTAACCTGGAAGACACTAGTATTGAAGATGCCATTCATGCTTTAGGAGCCAAATTGTTTCATGTCCATTTTGCTGACAGCAACAGAGGTTTGCCAGGCACTGGTGAAATTAACTTTCTTGTTGTTGTGAAGGCGCTCATAGAGCACCAGTTTCAGGGGTTCGTATCGTTAGAAACCTTGAGTATTCCCAATAAAGAAATCGTTAAAAGAGAAAGTTATTCCAGACTTGCACAATGTTTTCTAATAAATAAATGCGAGAGGATTTGA
- the iolB gene encoding 5-deoxy-glucuronate isomerase: MGVFYPSKPEKGFNEIVKLGTTTQYTGFGLINLDAEQIYQGTTQNAEYILNILSGKCTIEINGKVFANLGERRDVFSGKASGAYVPINSSFTITEVKGEKVEIAVLASYAERAFAPFAYGPHDVVSEHRGFLNFQRDVHNVVIEQFEGQVDRIVVGETIVKPGHWSGYPSHKHDKLNLPYETEMEEIYHFRIRPADGFGVQVIYNDDLSVRESYFLKDGDSVFIPDGYHPIAVAPGFQFYYLWVMAGPHGRILVPFDDPKLAWLNNVKPLLGKD; the protein is encoded by the coding sequence ATGGGAGTTTTTTATCCTTCCAAGCCTGAGAAAGGCTTTAATGAGATTGTTAAACTAGGGACTACTACCCAGTATACCGGGTTTGGTCTGATTAACCTGGATGCAGAACAGATATATCAAGGTACCACCCAGAATGCTGAATATATTCTAAACATTTTAAGCGGAAAATGCACAATCGAAATAAACGGCAAAGTCTTCGCCAATTTAGGAGAGAGAAGAGATGTCTTTTCTGGAAAGGCTTCCGGCGCCTATGTGCCGATTAATAGCAGTTTCACCATCACAGAAGTTAAAGGAGAAAAGGTAGAAATCGCTGTCTTGGCTTCTTATGCAGAGCGTGCCTTTGCTCCCTTTGCTTATGGCCCCCATGATGTTGTCAGTGAACACCGGGGATTCTTGAATTTCCAGCGCGATGTACATAATGTTGTTATCGAGCAATTCGAAGGGCAGGTTGACCGTATTGTCGTAGGGGAAACAATTGTAAAACCCGGACACTGGTCTGGGTATCCTTCCCATAAACATGACAAACTCAATTTGCCGTATGAAACCGAAATGGAAGAGATTTATCACTTCAGGATTCGACCTGCTGATGGATTTGGCGTACAGGTCATCTATAATGATGATTTGTCTGTTCGGGAGTCTTATTTTCTAAAAGACGGGGACAGTGTATTCATTCCGGATGGATACCATCCAATTGCAGTAGCACCGGGATTTCAGTTCTATTATCTGTGGGTAATGGCCGGTCCTCATGGGCGTATCTTAGTGCCTTTTGATGATCCTAAACTGGCATGGCTGAACAATGTAAAACCGTTGCTGGGCAAAGACTAA
- a CDS encoding sugar phosphate isomerase/epimerase family protein, protein MKISLSTFVYFRYPLIESIKRTALYGYDAVEIWGGRPHAYAEDMSTKKIQEVRSVINQLGIGISCFIPAQFRYPTNLASQDPEIRQKSIDYIKRSIDVAAELGAPFVSLCSGYSTYGQSLDDAWMAMMDSLGTLLEHSAGMPLKLVLEPGNRYETDLVVTVDDAIKAVNAFDSRIGILPDTGHLFVNKESLSDVVEKMQGYITHYHIDDNMGITDDHMVPGQGKMSYDIFLQKLKQCQYQGYLAVELGFQYTVDPDIAVKQSADYLRALQNRS, encoded by the coding sequence ATGAAAATAAGTTTATCTACTTTTGTTTATTTTCGATATCCTTTGATTGAGTCCATTAAACGTACCGCCTTATATGGTTATGATGCAGTAGAAATCTGGGGCGGACGCCCGCACGCTTATGCTGAAGATATGAGCACAAAGAAGATTCAAGAAGTACGAAGCGTAATTAACCAACTAGGTATTGGTATATCCTGCTTTATCCCGGCTCAGTTCCGGTATCCAACTAATTTAGCTAGTCAAGATCCAGAGATTAGACAAAAAAGTATAGATTACATCAAACGGAGTATTGATGTAGCGGCCGAATTAGGCGCTCCTTTTGTGAGCCTCTGCTCAGGGTACAGCACCTACGGTCAGAGCTTAGATGATGCATGGATGGCGATGATGGATAGTCTTGGGACACTGTTGGAACATTCAGCTGGGATGCCGCTAAAACTGGTTCTGGAACCTGGTAATCGTTATGAAACGGACCTTGTTGTTACTGTAGACGATGCGATCAAAGCTGTTAACGCTTTTGATAGCAGAATAGGCATTTTACCTGACACAGGGCATCTGTTTGTCAATAAGGAATCGTTATCTGATGTGGTGGAAAAGATGCAGGGCTATATAACCCATTATCATATTGATGACAACATGGGTATTACTGATGATCATATGGTACCGGGACAGGGGAAAATGTCATACGATATCTTTTTACAGAAGTTAAAACAGTGTCAGTATCAGGGCTATTTAGCGGTTGAACTTGGATTTCAATATACTGTAGATCCCGACATCGCGGTCAAGCAGAGCGCCGATTATCTTCGGGCTTTGCAGAATCGCAGCTAA
- a CDS encoding M24 family metallopeptidase, with amino-acid sequence MMSWSVNEYLVKLLRIRQLIAREQIDYVLVTCQTNFLWLTGGRPYVNQASEKACADLLIGQDKVYLVSNNIESNRLLTEELAGLGIEVACYDWWEEQGFDAIITGIVGGKKLLTDIQLGNRFSRLRWDLLEEEKFRYGQVGEAVANILEVIAFTIEPDMSELAIAEMIKHQAIVAGVNPWITLVAVDERAYQYRHPVPTGNKLKRYAMLCLTGQKYGLFVSTTRLVHFGQLPADLAKRHQAVMAVDAGFIGSTVPGVSVSSIFTSAVQSYQKWGYPEEWKSHHQGGMIGYMSREFRALETTKVEVRAGQAYAWNPTIAGVKSEDTILVCGNQATIVSKCRRFPTTLVEYPGGVVVRPSILVL; translated from the coding sequence ATGATGTCATGGTCGGTTAACGAGTATCTGGTCAAGCTCCTTCGTATACGACAACTGATAGCACGCGAACAGATAGACTATGTGTTGGTGACGTGTCAAACCAACTTTTTATGGCTGACAGGTGGAAGACCCTATGTCAACCAGGCTTCAGAAAAAGCTTGCGCCGATCTGTTGATTGGACAAGACAAAGTTTATCTGGTCAGTAACAACATCGAGTCGAATCGATTGCTTACAGAAGAATTAGCTGGCCTTGGTATTGAGGTAGCCTGCTATGATTGGTGGGAAGAGCAAGGCTTTGATGCAATAATCACAGGTATTGTAGGCGGTAAGAAATTACTTACTGATATACAATTAGGTAACCGATTTTCTCGGCTCCGCTGGGATTTGCTCGAGGAAGAAAAATTTCGCTACGGCCAAGTAGGGGAGGCAGTTGCCAATATACTGGAGGTAATTGCCTTTACAATTGAACCGGATATGTCGGAATTGGCAATAGCCGAAATGATCAAGCACCAAGCCATTGTGGCCGGTGTAAATCCTTGGATTACGCTTGTCGCTGTCGATGAACGGGCGTACCAGTACCGGCATCCAGTACCGACAGGGAATAAATTGAAACGGTATGCAATGCTTTGCTTAACTGGGCAAAAATACGGGTTGTTTGTCTCAACGACTCGTCTAGTACACTTTGGACAATTGCCTGCTGATTTGGCAAAGCGCCATCAGGCCGTGATGGCAGTTGATGCTGGTTTCATCGGATCCACAGTACCGGGAGTCAGCGTTTCTAGCATTTTTACCAGTGCAGTTCAATCTTATCAAAAATGGGGATACCCGGAAGAATGGAAAAGCCACCATCAGGGCGGTATGATCGGATACATGTCCCGTGAATTTCGGGCGTTAGAGACAACTAAAGTAGAAGTTCGCGCAGGTCAAGCCTACGCTTGGAATCCGACAATTGCCGGTGTTAAATCAGAAGACACTATTTTAGTCTGCGGTAATCAGGCGACTATTGTCAGCAAGTGCCGTCGTTTCCCTACTACGTTAGTGGAATACCCCGGCGGAGTGGTTGTCAGGCCATCCATCCTTGTGCTATAA
- a CDS encoding IS3 family transposase, translating into MDNYIFFYNHERIQFKTKLTPLEKRRQFA; encoded by the coding sequence ATTGATAATTATATTTTCTTCTACAATCACGAGCGTATTCAGTTCAAAACAAAACTGACGCCACTTGAAAAGCGGCGCCAGTTTGCGTAA
- a CDS encoding metallophosphoesterase produces the protein MSKKLVLMICSTLLFYILVHWYTGSRLWQLLSPLSGGIGPVVRAVFYALGLAYPLGRLANLRLPGRLGDTLIIIGSYWLGALFYALLLLLLFDGIYILDRYLSFLPEWIKSNQPSAGVIVIAVSLATVIVGVRNARDIVVRQITLSVAKPCPINPLTIISVSDMHLGLLVGVDRLQKLITLIQQYNPDLIMFPGDIIDETAGVFADERMADELRRLSPRFGVYSCLGNHEYIWGGTEKSICQLTQAGIRILRDEYAVINDSFIVVGRDDLSRRHYANPRKELVEILQDVDRSLPLLLLDHTPEDLIAGPKCGVDLQLFGHTHRGQMFPFNYITRQVFDMDWGYKQQGQCHTLISSGFGTWGPPLRIGSKAEVLYITLKFLPTNKEI, from the coding sequence ATGAGTAAAAAACTAGTATTAATGATTTGCAGTACCTTGCTATTCTATATTTTGGTTCATTGGTATACTGGTTCACGACTTTGGCAGCTGCTAAGTCCATTGTCGGGGGGTATTGGACCCGTCGTGCGGGCAGTTTTCTATGCACTGGGTCTGGCTTATCCCCTTGGTCGGCTAGCCAATTTACGACTACCGGGAAGACTAGGTGATACTCTCATCATCATCGGATCATACTGGCTAGGCGCCTTATTCTATGCGTTGCTTTTGCTGTTGCTGTTTGACGGCATCTATATACTAGACCGTTATCTCAGTTTTTTACCAGAATGGATCAAATCTAACCAACCAAGCGCTGGCGTAATCGTTATTGCCGTAAGCCTAGCAACAGTTATTGTTGGTGTTCGCAACGCCCGCGACATAGTGGTCAGACAAATTACTCTCTCGGTGGCAAAGCCCTGCCCTATAAATCCACTGACCATTATTAGCGTCAGTGATATGCATCTTGGGCTACTAGTAGGAGTTGACCGCCTGCAGAAATTGATTACCCTAATTCAGCAGTATAACCCCGATCTTATCATGTTTCCAGGCGATATCATAGACGAGACAGCGGGAGTCTTTGCTGATGAGCGCATGGCAGACGAATTGCGTCGACTTTCGCCCCGCTTTGGCGTGTACAGCTGCTTGGGCAATCACGAGTATATTTGGGGAGGCACCGAGAAATCGATTTGTCAACTAACCCAGGCTGGTATTCGAATTCTCCGCGATGAATATGCCGTTATTAATGACAGTTTCATCGTAGTTGGTCGAGATGATCTTTCACGTCGCCATTATGCTAACCCCAGAAAAGAATTAGTCGAAATTCTGCAGGACGTAGACCGATCCTTGCCGCTGCTACTCCTTGACCATACTCCCGAAGACCTGATCGCAGGCCCTAAGTGCGGAGTCGATCTACAGCTCTTTGGCCATACCCATAGGGGGCAAATGTTCCCCTTCAACTATATCACCCGACAAGTCTTCGATATGGATTGGGGCTACAAGCAACAAGGTCAATGCCATACCCTGATTTCTTCCGGTTTTGGCACCTGGGGACCGCCGCTTCGCATTGGCAGCAAGGCAGAGGTACTTTATATTACGCTTAAATTTCTTCCCACGAATAAAGAGATATGA
- a CDS encoding AAA family ATPase, whose translation MRHIEIAVGIGVGLVLFLFWQGVNVLPVLFFAGLMLLVLFSGNLRTGGKSFAVVANKGSEQKLINFDDIGGQEVAKQELRESLDFIIDVQRIQKLGIRPIKGILLSGPPGTGKTLLAKAAAQYTNSSFVAASGSEFVEMYVGVGAQRVRQMFKQARDLARQNKQASAVVFIDEIEVLGGKRGQGNSNMEYDQTLNELLVQMDGVSVDDDIRCLVIGATNRVDILDPAILRPGRFDRQVRVDLPDKIGRRSILDLHTKNKPLAAEVSLDEIAQDTFGFSGAHLESLANEAAILALREGSEAIRMDHLRSAVDKVILGEKLDRVPTPEERHRVAVHETGHALIGELTRPGSVAVITVTPRNNALGYVRQTEADDCYLYTIDRLEQKIAVALAGALAEESVFGNRSTGASGDFKQAAETAKQIVFAGMSELGVVSPDDLPQQKLHDAITGIIENVRIRTAALLAENRQPFARIIEHLIEAESLSGEEFRQLMLADAA comes from the coding sequence ATGCGACACATAGAAATTGCAGTCGGCATTGGTGTCGGGTTAGTATTATTCTTGTTTTGGCAGGGAGTTAATGTGCTTCCTGTTCTGTTTTTTGCGGGATTGATGCTGCTTGTACTGTTTAGCGGCAATTTGCGAACAGGCGGCAAGTCATTTGCGGTTGTTGCCAACAAGGGCAGCGAGCAAAAATTAATTAATTTTGATGATATTGGCGGTCAAGAGGTGGCTAAACAGGAACTTCGCGAGTCACTCGACTTTATTATCGATGTCCAGCGCATTCAGAAACTAGGCATTCGCCCGATTAAAGGCATCCTGCTAAGCGGTCCTCCCGGCACAGGTAAGACCTTGCTGGCTAAGGCGGCGGCGCAGTATACGAATTCGTCGTTTGTCGCAGCCAGCGGCTCGGAATTTGTGGAAATGTATGTTGGCGTGGGAGCTCAGCGTGTGCGCCAGATGTTTAAGCAAGCCCGTGATTTGGCTCGGCAGAACAAGCAAGCCAGCGCTGTCGTCTTTATTGACGAGATCGAAGTGTTGGGCGGCAAACGCGGACAGGGCAACAGCAATATGGAATATGATCAAACGTTGAACGAACTCCTGGTCCAGATGGATGGCGTGTCAGTGGATGATGACATTCGTTGCTTGGTGATCGGCGCGACTAACCGAGTGGATATTTTGGATCCGGCTATCCTGCGGCCAGGCCGATTTGATCGACAGGTGAGGGTCGATTTGCCTGATAAAATTGGTCGGCGCAGCATTCTTGACTTGCATACCAAAAATAAACCGCTGGCAGCTGAGGTCTCGCTTGACGAAATAGCTCAAGATACCTTCGGCTTTTCAGGCGCACATCTGGAGAGTCTGGCGAATGAAGCAGCCATTTTGGCGCTGCGTGAGGGTAGCGAAGCGATTCGTATGGATCATCTTCGTTCCGCGGTTGATAAGGTAATCCTCGGCGAAAAGCTGGATCGGGTGCCAACTCCCGAGGAACGCCATCGAGTTGCCGTGCACGAAACCGGTCATGCACTGATTGGTGAGTTGACCCGCCCCGGCTCGGTAGCCGTGATCACAGTGACGCCGCGAAATAATGCGTTGGGCTATGTGCGGCAGACCGAGGCTGATGATTGCTACCTGTATACGATTGATCGACTGGAGCAGAAAATCGCCGTGGCTCTGGCTGGTGCACTGGCTGAGGAATCTGTATTTGGCAACCGCAGTACTGGCGCCAGCGGCGACTTCAAACAAGCGGCCGAAACGGCGAAACAGATCGTCTTTGCCGGCATGTCCGAGCTAGGAGTTGTCTCGCCTGACGATCTGCCACAGCAAAAACTGCATGATGCGATTACCGGCATCATTGAAAATGTCCGCATTCGCACAGCAGCGTTGTTAGCGGAAAACCGCCAGCCGTTTGCTCGAATCATTGAACACCTGATCGAGGCTGAGTCGCTTAGTGGTGAGGAATTCCGTCAGCTGATGCTGGCTGACGCTGCATAG